In one window of Chryseobacterium viscerum DNA:
- a CDS encoding anhydro-N-acetylmuramic acid kinase gives MKALAIGLMSGTSLDGLDICLAEFEKQDKWSFQILKAETIPYAEDWENKLRHSIHLSAEDLLELNSEYGFYLGRQVKEFIHKHQLENINLIASHGHTIFHQPNRKFTLQIGDGRAIKLETGLPVIYDFRSQDVLMKGNGAPLVPIGDELLFSEYNACLNLGGFSNISLQSDGKRIAFDIAPVNIVLNHLAQHINKSFDENGELAQKGKINETLLNDLNALDFYQNSHPKSLGIEWCHEHIFPALKNIEILDALATFTEHTAQQIANVINKNNIKNILITGGGAYNSFLIEKIRSKTQAEVIIPKKEIIDYKEALIFAFMGVLKLNNEVNVLSSATGSSSDHSSGAIA, from the coding sequence ATGAAAGCTCTGGCTATTGGACTGATGTCCGGGACAAGTCTGGACGGTTTGGATATCTGTCTCGCAGAATTTGAGAAACAAGACAAATGGTCTTTTCAGATCCTGAAAGCCGAAACAATCCCCTATGCTGAGGATTGGGAAAATAAGCTTAGACACTCCATTCATCTTTCTGCGGAAGATTTATTGGAACTGAATTCCGAATATGGTTTTTATCTTGGCCGGCAGGTTAAAGAATTCATTCATAAGCATCAACTCGAAAACATCAATTTGATTGCCTCTCATGGTCATACGATTTTCCATCAGCCTAATCGAAAATTTACACTTCAGATAGGTGATGGCAGAGCGATAAAACTGGAAACCGGATTACCCGTTATCTATGATTTCAGAAGTCAGGATGTCCTGATGAAAGGAAATGGAGCTCCATTGGTTCCTATAGGTGATGAATTACTTTTTTCAGAATACAACGCCTGTTTAAACCTTGGCGGGTTTTCCAATATCTCTTTACAGTCAGATGGAAAAAGAATCGCTTTTGATATAGCACCGGTGAATATTGTATTGAATCATCTGGCTCAGCACATCAACAAAAGTTTTGATGAAAACGGAGAGCTTGCCCAAAAAGGAAAAATCAATGAAACTTTACTGAACGATCTTAATGCTTTAGATTTTTACCAGAATTCACACCCAAAATCTTTGGGAATCGAATGGTGCCATGAACATATATTTCCAGCTCTTAAAAATATTGAAATCTTAGATGCCCTGGCAACTTTTACAGAGCATACCGCCCAGCAGATCGCCAATGTCATCAATAAAAATAACATAAAGAATATCCTTATTACTGGAGGAGGCGCTTACAATTCATTTTTAATTGAAAAAATAAGATCAAAAACACAAGCTGAAGTGATTATCCCTAAAAAAGAAATTATTGATTATAAGGAAGCTCTGATCTTTGCTTTTATGGGAGTTCTAAAGCTCAATAATGAGGTGAATGTACTTTCATCTGCTACAGGAAGTTCTTCTGACCACTCTTCTGGAGCCATAGCATAA
- the lptC gene encoding LPS export ABC transporter periplasmic protein LptC produces MNFSKKISYKNIACLFSCAIFFILTSCEEDLTKRNGSQSKNFPSQIINNANIIQRDSGFVTLKAKAPIIEKYELIDSPYVVARKGIDIEFFDKKKPKVPGRITAKYARIFEYKKFYEAKGDVRIKTNEGQRFAMQSIYWDQKKNRIYTKDTVYVTMEDGSTLVGANGMTAKDDFSEYTFYNNSGDFSSKRISENKK; encoded by the coding sequence ATGAATTTTTCAAAAAAAATATCATATAAAAATATAGCATGCCTTTTTAGTTGTGCTATATTTTTTATATTGACATCCTGTGAAGAAGATCTTACCAAAAGAAATGGCAGCCAAAGCAAAAATTTCCCTTCACAGATCATCAACAACGCCAATATTATACAGCGTGACTCCGGCTTTGTCACTTTAAAAGCCAAAGCTCCCATCATTGAAAAATATGAGCTGATTGACAGCCCTTATGTAGTAGCCAGAAAAGGAATTGATATTGAGTTTTTTGATAAAAAGAAACCTAAAGTTCCGGGAAGGATTACCGCGAAATACGCACGTATTTTTGAATATAAAAAATTCTACGAAGCCAAAGGTGATGTAAGAATAAAAACCAATGAAGGGCAGAGATTTGCAATGCAGAGTATTTATTGGGACCAAAAAAAGAACAGAATCTACACTAAAGATACAGTATATGTTACCATGGAAGACGGCTCTACACTGGTAGGAGCCAATGGGATGACTGCAAAGGATGACTTTTCAGAATATACTTTCTATAACAACTCAGGAGATTTCAGTTCAAAGAGAATTTCTGAGAATAAAAAATAA
- the mdlD gene encoding NAD(P)-dependent benzaldehyde dehydrogenase MdlD, with protein MDTNLEQKIRGIFQQQKAFFKTNQTKDIEFRKAQLRKFREVFLQHTDDLCEALSIDLGKSRKEAEYVEIQIVISELDYLLENIDEWAKSTSVPSKPHPSGAEVVSKIMYEPYGVTYIIGPFNYPVQLTFSPLIGALISGNTAIIKPSENTPHVAQVLENIVKESFDESYVSVIQGAIEENTLLLSLPFDYIFFTGSPNVGKIVMKAAAEQLIPVTLELGGKSPTIVHKDADLDKAVARISYGKWINCGQTCVAPDYIYIHESIKDDFIEKFKAHLNATYDGQSLGKIGKIVSQNQIKHLAGYLEAAPEKVIYGGNYDLETRHFEATVMDNVTWNDQVMQQEIFGPILPIMTYNDIEETLEEINNRPKPLALYVFTEDQELADYVLNHTTSGDAEINSAIIHVGSHYLPFGGVGTSGMGKYHGKFSFECFSHSRSVLQVK; from the coding sequence ATGGATACAAACCTGGAACAAAAAATCAGAGGAATATTTCAACAGCAGAAAGCCTTTTTCAAAACCAATCAAACAAAAGATATTGAATTCCGAAAAGCACAATTAAGAAAATTCCGTGAAGTTTTTTTGCAACATACGGATGACCTTTGTGAAGCCTTATCTATTGATCTGGGGAAAAGCAGAAAGGAAGCAGAATATGTGGAAATTCAAATTGTCATCAGTGAACTGGATTACTTGCTGGAAAATATTGATGAGTGGGCAAAATCTACATCTGTACCTTCAAAACCGCATCCATCGGGAGCTGAAGTGGTGAGCAAAATAATGTATGAACCTTATGGAGTTACTTATATTATCGGACCTTTCAACTACCCTGTTCAATTAACATTCAGTCCTCTTATCGGAGCTTTAATCTCAGGAAACACAGCCATTATAAAACCTTCTGAAAATACGCCTCATGTTGCCCAGGTTCTTGAAAATATTGTAAAAGAATCTTTTGATGAATCTTATGTATCGGTCATTCAGGGCGCTATTGAAGAAAACACGTTGCTATTAAGCCTGCCTTTTGATTATATTTTCTTTACAGGAAGTCCGAATGTTGGCAAAATTGTGATGAAAGCCGCTGCAGAACAATTGATTCCGGTGACTCTGGAACTTGGAGGTAAATCTCCTACGATTGTTCATAAAGATGCAGATCTGGATAAAGCAGTAGCAAGAATATCTTACGGAAAATGGATTAACTGTGGGCAAACTTGTGTTGCTCCGGACTATATTTATATCCACGAATCTATAAAAGATGACTTTATTGAAAAGTTTAAAGCTCATTTAAATGCCACTTATGACGGCCAGTCATTAGGAAAAATCGGGAAAATTGTGAGCCAAAATCAAATTAAACATCTTGCAGGTTATCTGGAAGCAGCTCCGGAAAAAGTAATCTACGGAGGAAATTATGACCTTGAAACACGTCATTTTGAAGCAACTGTAATGGATAATGTTACCTGGAATGATCAGGTAATGCAGCAGGAGATCTTCGGTCCCATACTTCCTATCATGACGTATAATGATATTGAAGAAACTTTGGAGGAAATCAATAACCGTCCAAAACCTTTAGCATTATACGTTTTCACAGAAGATCAGGAGCTGGCAGATTATGTTTTAAATCATACCACAAGCGGAGATGCTGAGATCAATAGTGCCATTATTCATGTGGGTTCACATTATTTACCTTTCGGAGGGGTAGGAACTTCAGGAATGGGTAAATATCATGGGAAATTCAGCTTTGAGTGTTTTAGCCACAGCCGTTCTGTTCTTCAGGTAAAATAA
- a CDS encoding ATP-binding protein, translating into MNWENIAGQTNLKKLLKESIAENRVSHAQLFVGKEGYGTLPMVLAYAKEILNRENEHAAAKVEHLNHLDLHFSFPVFTDNRNSLSKNKFDEFREMIMASPYASYDDWTAFLESENKQLFISADEIDDQNQKFSLKSFEGGTKILIVWRADKMNTAASNKFLKFLEEPPAKTIILLTAESTNDILPTILSRTQIVEIPRIHDEDIENHLKKNFSVSEEKVKEIVHEAQGDLNDAVKLLNSGDKTNEFEKLFVQWVRDAFMVKKKPEYLRSIILWAREIAGWNREKQKNFLNYCSEIFRLALLQNYQSENLVYKKIDANGFNWTGFSKFISGANIESILEEINAADLHLTRNGNPKIVWTDLGIKLSRYIHKSI; encoded by the coding sequence ATGAATTGGGAGAACATCGCCGGACAGACAAATCTGAAAAAACTTCTTAAAGAAAGCATTGCCGAAAACAGAGTGAGCCATGCCCAGCTTTTTGTAGGAAAAGAGGGATACGGAACATTACCTATGGTTTTGGCCTATGCAAAAGAGATTCTAAATCGTGAAAATGAACATGCTGCAGCAAAAGTAGAACATCTCAATCACCTGGATCTGCATTTCAGCTTTCCTGTTTTTACGGACAATAGAAATTCTTTAAGCAAGAATAAATTTGATGAATTCAGAGAAATGATCATGGCTTCTCCTTATGCGAGTTATGATGACTGGACTGCTTTTTTAGAGTCTGAAAACAAACAGCTGTTTATTTCAGCAGATGAAATTGATGACCAGAACCAGAAGTTTTCTTTGAAAAGTTTTGAAGGAGGAACCAAAATTCTTATTGTCTGGAGAGCTGATAAAATGAATACCGCGGCTTCAAACAAATTTTTGAAATTTTTAGAAGAACCTCCGGCTAAAACAATTATCCTTCTTACTGCAGAAAGTACCAATGATATTCTTCCTACTATTCTTTCCAGAACACAGATTGTAGAAATCCCGAGAATACATGATGAAGATATTGAGAACCATCTCAAAAAGAACTTTTCTGTTTCAGAAGAAAAAGTGAAAGAGATTGTTCATGAAGCGCAGGGAGATCTTAATGATGCTGTAAAACTGCTGAACTCCGGAGATAAAACCAATGAATTTGAAAAACTCTTTGTGCAGTGGGTGAGAGACGCCTTTATGGTAAAAAAGAAGCCTGAATATTTAAGAAGTATAATTCTTTGGGCCAGAGAAATTGCAGGATGGAACCGGGAAAAGCAGAAAAATTTCCTGAATTACTGTTCCGAAATCTTTAGACTTGCACTACTTCAGAATTATCAGTCTGAGAATCTGGTATATAAAAAGATAGATGCAAACGGATTCAACTGGACAGGGTTTTCAAAATTCATCAGCGGAGCCAATATTGAGAGTATCTTAGAAGAAATAAATGCAGCCGACCTGCATCTGACCCGAAACGGAAATCCTAAAATTGTATGGACAGATCTTGGGATAAAACTATCAAGATATATTCACAAAAGCATATAA
- a CDS encoding TetR/AcrR family transcriptional regulator → MISKEENILFAAEKLFAEKGFEGTSTREIAKEANVNISMISYYFGSKEKLYEKLVEYRMNEGQFFSKDLLGRTDINEWQKIEKVIDQFSNKIRTQKCFYRIMQREQLHTQNPQIVEFLKQIKMGFLSMYSQILESGLKNGIFTKKPPIYLLHSTVSGTLFYAFNAKEMYKEFLNETEDEAAFDERYYTELNRHIKYLLKDLLGYEENK, encoded by the coding sequence ATGATTTCAAAAGAAGAAAATATATTATTTGCAGCCGAGAAGCTTTTTGCCGAAAAGGGGTTTGAAGGAACTTCCACCAGGGAAATTGCAAAGGAGGCTAATGTAAACATCTCTATGATCTCATATTATTTTGGCTCTAAGGAAAAACTTTATGAGAAATTAGTGGAATACAGAATGAATGAAGGTCAGTTTTTTTCAAAAGATCTTTTGGGACGAACCGATATCAATGAATGGCAGAAAATTGAAAAAGTAATTGATCAGTTTTCTAATAAAATCAGAACTCAAAAATGCTTTTACAGGATTATGCAGAGAGAGCAGCTGCATACTCAGAATCCTCAGATTGTAGAATTTTTGAAGCAAATCAAAATGGGATTTCTTTCTATGTATTCACAAATATTGGAAAGTGGTCTTAAAAATGGAATTTTCACCAAAAAACCTCCTATTTATCTGCTTCATTCCACAGTAAGCGGAACTTTATTCTATGCTTTCAACGCGAAAGAAATGTATAAAGAATTCCTGAATGAAACAGAAGATGAGGCAGCTTTTGATGAAAGATACTATACAGAACTTAATAGACACATTAAATACTTACTAAAAGACCTTTTAGGTTATGAAGAGAATAAATAA
- a CDS encoding TolC family protein translates to MKRINNSVIALSLFVGIANANAQEKKTLSLDEAVQLGIQNSKNLKIDAAKIEEATADLLEAKNRQLPELKVSGSYMYLPIKPNVDIKLPGVSGAGGPEVHQVLYGSANLSVPIYSGGRIKYGIQSAKYLVEASKLSTENDKIAIAYNVAQAYNNLFKANQSIKVFEENLAASQKRDETFLKMENNGLIARNDRLKANLQTSNIELQLLEAKNNYNIANINMDLLLGIPETTELEVDENYIEEGSDVKPVDFYVTEARENRKDLQALAQQRKAAELGSKAAKAENLPSIAFTGGYVAADIPKFLTVYNAINVGIGVSYNLSNLWKENSSLRQSQAREKQLAATDELLNDNIKLDVNREYQNTDYSKKRITVFEKSAEQANENYRITKNKYDNGLATMTELLDADAAQIAANVGVINAKADAALAYRKLLQTTGTLTIK, encoded by the coding sequence ATGAAGAGAATAAATAACTCAGTGATTGCATTATCACTATTCGTAGGAATAGCAAATGCAAATGCTCAGGAGAAAAAAACACTTTCTCTTGACGAAGCTGTGCAGCTGGGAATCCAGAACAGCAAGAATCTCAAGATCGATGCAGCCAAGATCGAAGAGGCTACAGCTGATCTTTTGGAAGCTAAAAACAGACAGTTGCCGGAATTAAAAGTATCAGGCAGCTATATGTATCTTCCGATAAAACCCAATGTAGATATCAAACTTCCGGGTGTTTCAGGAGCAGGAGGCCCCGAAGTACATCAGGTGCTTTATGGTTCAGCTAATCTTAGTGTTCCGATTTACAGCGGCGGCCGAATCAAATATGGTATTCAGTCGGCTAAATATTTGGTAGAAGCTTCCAAATTAAGCACTGAGAACGATAAAATTGCTATTGCTTATAACGTAGCTCAGGCTTATAATAATTTGTTTAAAGCTAACCAATCAATCAAAGTTTTTGAAGAAAACCTTGCTGCTTCTCAAAAAAGAGATGAAACTTTCCTTAAAATGGAAAACAATGGTCTGATTGCAAGAAATGACAGATTAAAAGCAAACCTTCAGACTTCAAATATTGAACTTCAGCTATTGGAAGCTAAGAACAATTATAATATTGCCAACATCAATATGGATTTGTTATTAGGCATTCCTGAGACTACAGAGTTAGAAGTGGATGAAAACTATATTGAAGAAGGTTCAGATGTGAAACCGGTTGATTTTTATGTAACTGAAGCCAGAGAAAACCGTAAAGATTTACAGGCTTTAGCACAACAGAGAAAAGCGGCAGAGCTGGGATCAAAGGCTGCAAAAGCTGAAAACCTTCCTTCTATTGCATTTACCGGAGGTTATGTAGCTGCAGATATTCCTAAATTTCTTACCGTATACAATGCTATCAATGTAGGAATTGGGGTTTCTTATAACTTATCCAATCTTTGGAAAGAAAATTCTTCATTGAGACAATCGCAGGCAAGAGAAAAACAGCTTGCTGCTACAGATGAACTATTGAATGACAACATTAAGCTTGATGTGAACAGAGAATATCAGAATACAGACTATTCAAAAAAGAGAATTACTGTTTTCGAAAAATCTGCTGAGCAGGCTAATGAAAATTACAGAATCACAAAAAATAAATACGATAACGGTCTTGCAACCATGACAGAATTACTGGATGCAGACGCAGCGCAGATCGCAGCAAACGTAGGTGTGATCAATGCTAAG